The Flavobacterium faecale genome has a segment encoding these proteins:
- a CDS encoding DUF262 domain-containing protein, which yields MSENLGKKYSFCQLLKNSDSAIVIPLIQRDYVQGKKNKKEVRQDFLKTLFDYFEKGQNQDLDFVYGYSKDNEYIPLDGQQRLTTLFLLHTYLASINGSESQSEWVELINRDNQFKFRYEVRRSSTEFCKGLVNQGINFVEFEEREDKKIGFEKYVQNLHWYKLSWNLDATVCSMINMLFEIHLMFKDKQHYYDLLFSDENPVLTFQFLDLENLKQGDELYIKMNARGKMLTSFENFKARFEEKIGLIFKDNDVSRTLTYDDVELELNTKEYFSFKIDSVWSNLFWNYRHLVGDPNNYDDEIFNFIKEILLYHFFKNNSDSVILDEVFKSKLETFNQLNDFELINKGSINYLIEVLDALQYDNNGIKTFCSNRYFDEEKLFKLILERKIQNPDRVKFYGYLQYLLNKDFEKSGLQDWMRVVVNLVENKIINSQDMIVAAFKSIDNLVLHADVIIEYLIKNPNISFFEVNQITEEKIKAHILKENPDYLQDLFSIEQSTFHAGQIGYLLEVSGVLENCDFSTNSLVDPSVLENLFQNLKSYSQKAIALFNFLDSNEDFLFERGMLTYGNYLIKKGDNQYNFSSSKKAANYERDYSWKRILSLDFKNLAGSSWSKKRKLFYQLFDDSEFDFSDVKKSLKNRIHSYNQVDKWRYDFIKDSRYIEACRQGFIFTKNKFKDIQLLNASQMNHLRVDYHVFKFWNETDLSNFEKFSHYLEYVKGNYEIPYVSTNGIMLKKKNYSVQFYNMENNDFYVRLYKFKGYNRIEDYDNELKSLLLDLGLVWNDNESHKGFSFNSSNYKNVTLKYLQILTSFN from the coding sequence ATGTCAGAAAATTTAGGAAAAAAATATTCGTTTTGTCAACTTCTTAAGAATAGTGACAGCGCTATAGTGATACCTTTGATCCAACGCGATTACGTTCAAGGGAAAAAGAATAAGAAGGAAGTTCGTCAGGACTTTTTAAAGACATTGTTCGACTATTTCGAGAAAGGACAAAATCAAGATTTGGATTTTGTTTATGGTTATAGTAAGGATAATGAATACATACCTCTTGATGGTCAGCAAAGGTTAACAACTTTGTTTTTACTTCACACATATTTAGCAAGCATAAACGGTAGTGAAAGTCAGAGTGAGTGGGTTGAATTAATTAACAGAGATAATCAATTTAAATTTAGATATGAGGTCAGAAGAAGCTCGACTGAATTTTGTAAAGGATTGGTGAATCAAGGCATTAATTTTGTTGAATTTGAAGAGCGTGAAGATAAAAAAATAGGTTTTGAGAAATATGTTCAAAACCTTCATTGGTATAAACTTTCATGGAATTTAGACGCTACAGTTTGCTCTATGATTAATATGTTGTTTGAAATTCATTTAATGTTCAAAGACAAGCAGCATTACTATGATTTATTGTTTTCAGATGAGAATCCAGTCTTAACATTTCAATTTTTAGATTTAGAAAATTTAAAGCAAGGAGATGAATTATATATAAAAATGAATGCTAGAGGTAAGATGTTGACTTCATTTGAAAATTTTAAAGCAAGATTTGAAGAAAAGATCGGACTTATTTTTAAAGATAATGATGTAAGCAGGACTCTCACATATGATGATGTTGAATTAGAATTAAACACAAAAGAGTACTTCTCATTTAAAATTGATTCAGTATGGAGTAACCTTTTTTGGAATTATAGACACTTGGTTGGTGATCCCAATAATTATGACGATGAAATTTTTAATTTCATTAAAGAAATATTATTATACCATTTTTTTAAAAACAATTCAGATTCTGTAATTTTAGATGAAGTTTTTAAATCTAAATTAGAAACTTTTAACCAGCTTAATGATTTTGAATTAATTAACAAAGGAAGTATAAATTATCTGATTGAAGTTCTTGATGCTTTACAATATGACAATAATGGAATCAAGACGTTTTGTTCAAATAGATATTTTGATGAAGAAAAATTATTTAAATTAATTCTCGAGCGTAAAATTCAAAATCCTGATAGAGTTAAATTTTATGGTTATCTACAATATTTATTGAACAAAGATTTTGAAAAAAGTGGTTTGCAAGATTGGATGAGGGTAGTGGTGAATCTTGTTGAGAATAAGATAATTAATTCGCAAGATATGATTGTAGCCGCTTTTAAGAGTATTGATAATTTGGTTTTACATGCCGATGTTATAATTGAATACTTAATCAAAAATCCAAATATTTCTTTTTTTGAAGTAAATCAGATCACAGAAGAAAAGATTAAAGCTCATATATTAAAAGAAAATCCAGATTACTTACAAGATTTATTTAGCATCGAACAAAGTACATTCCATGCCGGACAAATAGGTTATTTATTGGAGGTCTCTGGTGTATTAGAAAATTGTGACTTCTCAACAAATTCGCTTGTAGACCCTAGTGTTTTAGAAAATCTTTTCCAAAATCTAAAGTCATACAGTCAAAAAGCTATTGCTTTATTTAATTTTCTAGATAGCAATGAAGATTTCCTATTCGAAAGAGGAATGCTAACCTATGGGAACTATTTAATTAAAAAAGGCGACAACCAATATAATTTTAGTTCTAGTAAAAAAGCAGCAAATTATGAAAGGGATTATAGTTGGAAACGAATTCTAAGTTTAGACTTCAAAAACTTAGCTGGAAGTAGTTGGTCGAAAAAAAGGAAATTATTCTACCAATTATTTGATGACTCAGAATTTGATTTCTCTGATGTGAAGAAATCTTTGAAAAACAGAATTCATAGTTATAACCAAGTAGATAAATGGAGATATGATTTTATCAAAGATTCACGTTATATAGAAGCATGCAGACAAGGTTTTATCTTTACTAAAAATAAATTTAAAGATATTCAATTATTAAACGCTTCTCAAATGAATCACTTGAGAGTTGATTATCATGTTTTTAAGTTTTGGAATGAAACGGATTTAAGCAATTTTGAAAAGTTTAGCCATTATCTGGAATATGTAAAAGGTAATTATGAGATTCCATACGTCTCGACCAATGGTATAATGTTGAAAAAGAAGAATTATTCTGTGCAATTTTACAATATGGAAAATAATGATTTCTATGTTAGACTCTATAAGTTTAAGGGCTATAATAGAATTGAAGATTATGATAATGAGCTGAAAAGTTTATTACTTGATTTAGGATTAGTATGGAACGATAATGAATCTCATAAAGGTTTCTCTTTTAATTCTTCAAATTATAAAAATGTAACTTTAAAGTATTTACAAATTTTAACAAGTTTTAATTAA